The following proteins are encoded in a genomic region of Maribacter hydrothermalis:
- a CDS encoding carboxy terminal-processing peptidase — translation MKRNLAYVLLLMLVAVASCSFTNKTFENDDKDKLLLDLITYVLEKGHYEPKALNDEFSVNVFEDFIDVIDPTKRYFMASDIAEFEKYKYQIDDEIKNTDITFFNVVYERLMQRMGDAKDIYKEVLETPFNYADNESISIKYEEEPFAANRDELKERWRKQLKYATLGTYDSKIVHMENKDIESTDEHDHEAHSLEEAELDSRQSTEATLDEFFDFVDDLERKDWFVQYINTIVDEFDPHTFYFAPEEKEKFDTSMSGKFEGIGARLQKKSEGAKIVEIISGGPVWRDQRLEVGDEIIKVGQNGEEPINIVGMRLDDAIKLIKGAQGTIVDLTVRKVDGSLDVVSLTRDVVELEESYAKSANIIKGQEKFGIINLPKFYVDFNDYNERNAATDVAKEVERLKEEGMEGLILDLRDNGGGSLKTVVEMAGLFIKDGPIVQVRSKGDGKEVYDDKDERIQWDGPLVILVNELSASASEILAAAMQDYKRAIVIGSKQTFGKGTVQNVIPLNNMLRNNDHGDLGAIKITTQKFYRINGGSTQLEGVKSDIIVPDRYSYIDLGERDQSNPLGWDKITPADYKSWGGYIDYEKTIADSKRRMEASQQIKLIEENAKWLKAEQDETEISLNFETYKEEKEKDKEQSDYFKRLTDYDSKLTFKSLGYEEQLFTKDSVLREKRDRWHKNLAKDVYVEEAVNVLEDLKLNTIKQGKLASVKN, via the coding sequence ATGAAGAGAAATTTAGCTTATGTACTGCTTTTAATGCTCGTTGCGGTAGCTTCGTGCAGTTTTACAAATAAGACTTTTGAGAATGATGATAAGGACAAGTTGTTATTAGATTTAATCACATACGTTTTAGAAAAAGGGCATTATGAGCCAAAAGCGCTTAATGATGAGTTTTCGGTTAATGTATTTGAAGATTTTATTGATGTTATAGATCCAACAAAAAGGTATTTTATGGCATCTGACATTGCAGAATTCGAGAAATATAAATATCAGATAGATGATGAAATCAAAAATACCGATATTACTTTCTTTAATGTTGTGTATGAAAGGTTAATGCAACGTATGGGAGATGCTAAGGATATTTATAAAGAAGTTTTAGAAACACCATTTAACTATGCTGATAACGAAAGTATAAGTATTAAGTATGAAGAAGAACCTTTTGCAGCTAATAGAGACGAACTTAAAGAACGCTGGAGGAAACAATTGAAATATGCCACTTTAGGAACCTATGATTCTAAAATAGTTCATATGGAAAATAAAGATATTGAATCTACAGATGAACACGATCATGAAGCACATTCATTAGAAGAGGCAGAATTGGATTCAAGACAATCTACAGAAGCAACGTTAGATGAGTTTTTTGATTTTGTTGATGATTTGGAACGTAAAGATTGGTTTGTACAATACATAAATACCATTGTAGATGAGTTTGATCCTCATACATTTTACTTTGCGCCAGAAGAGAAAGAGAAGTTTGATACTAGTATGTCTGGAAAATTCGAAGGAATTGGCGCAAGACTTCAAAAAAAATCGGAAGGTGCAAAAATTGTAGAAATTATTTCTGGTGGACCGGTATGGAGAGATCAACGGTTAGAAGTAGGTGACGAGATAATCAAAGTAGGTCAGAATGGAGAAGAGCCAATCAATATTGTTGGAATGCGTTTAGACGATGCCATTAAATTGATCAAAGGTGCTCAAGGTACTATCGTAGATTTAACAGTACGTAAAGTTGATGGTTCTTTAGATGTTGTTTCTTTAACCAGAGATGTGGTTGAACTAGAAGAGTCTTATGCTAAATCAGCGAATATTATTAAAGGGCAAGAGAAATTTGGAATTATAAATCTTCCAAAGTTCTATGTTGATTTTAATGATTATAACGAAAGAAATGCCGCTACCGATGTCGCAAAAGAAGTTGAGCGTTTAAAGGAAGAGGGTATGGAAGGTTTAATTTTAGATTTACGTGATAATGGTGGAGGATCGTTAAAAACTGTTGTGGAAATGGCAGGCCTTTTCATAAAAGACGGACCAATAGTACAAGTACGATCTAAAGGAGATGGTAAGGAAGTATATGATGATAAAGATGAAAGAATACAATGGGATGGTCCATTGGTAATTTTGGTAAACGAATTATCTGCTTCAGCTTCTGAAATTCTGGCAGCAGCAATGCAAGACTATAAAAGAGCTATTGTAATAGGAAGTAAGCAAACTTTTGGAAAAGGAACGGTGCAAAATGTTATTCCATTAAATAACATGCTGCGTAATAATGATCATGGAGATTTAGGGGCTATTAAAATTACAACACAAAAATTTTATCGAATTAACGGTGGCTCAACCCAATTAGAAGGTGTAAAGAGTGATATTATTGTTCCAGATAGGTATAGCTATATAGATTTAGGAGAAAGAGACCAGTCCAATCCGTTAGGGTGGGATAAAATTACCCCAGCAGATTATAAGTCATGGGGAGGTTATATAGATTATGAAAAAACCATAGCCGATAGTAAAAGGAGAATGGAGGCTAGTCAGCAAATTAAATTGATAGAAGAGAATGCAAAATGGTTGAAAGCCGAGCAAGATGAAACTGAAATTTCTCTAAATTTCGAAACTTATAAAGAAGAAAAAGAAAAGGATAAAGAGCAGTCGGATTACTTTAAAAGGTTAACTGATTATGATTCTAAACTTACTTTTAAGTCTTTAGGTTATGAAGAGCAGTTGTTTACTAAAGATTCTGTATTACGTGAAAAGCGTGATAGATGGCACAAAAATTTAGCTAAAGATGTATATGTGGAGGAAGCTGTTAATGTGTTAGAAGATTTAAAACTTAATACAATTAAGCAAGGTAAATTAGCTAGCGTAAAAAATTAG
- the surE gene encoding 5'/3'-nucleotidase SurE: MAKPLILVTNDDGITAPGLRMLVSIMKTIGEVVVVAPDSPQSGMGHAITLDSTLYSKKLTIDLDSEGIDEYSCSGTPADCVKLALQELLPKKPDICVSGINHGSNSSINVIYSGTMSAAIEAGIEGIPAIGFSLCDYTWEADFSQAQDFIFTIVSQALKNGIPKGTVLNVNIPKLKKKKIKGIKICRQAKANWKEKFDKRTNPMGKDYYWLTGEFLLLDKGEDTDEWALANGYISVVPTHFDLTAHHVIQELNSWDL; encoded by the coding sequence ATGGCAAAACCATTGATCTTAGTTACCAACGACGACGGAATTACAGCACCAGGCCTGCGCATGTTAGTATCTATTATGAAAACCATTGGAGAGGTCGTTGTAGTGGCACCCGATAGTCCGCAATCTGGAATGGGACATGCCATAACCCTAGACAGTACTTTATATTCTAAAAAGCTAACCATTGATTTGGATAGTGAAGGCATAGACGAATATAGTTGTAGTGGCACACCGGCAGACTGTGTTAAATTAGCATTGCAAGAATTACTGCCAAAAAAGCCCGATATATGCGTTAGCGGTATAAACCACGGTTCTAATTCTTCAATAAATGTAATTTATTCTGGCACTATGAGCGCAGCAATAGAGGCCGGCATTGAAGGTATACCTGCCATTGGTTTTTCACTTTGTGATTATACTTGGGAAGCTGATTTTTCTCAAGCACAGGATTTCATTTTCACAATTGTATCCCAAGCATTAAAAAATGGAATCCCTAAAGGAACGGTCCTTAATGTTAATATCCCTAAACTAAAGAAGAAGAAAATTAAAGGCATAAAAATTTGCCGACAAGCAAAAGCAAATTGGAAAGAAAAATTCGATAAACGAACCAATCCAATGGGCAAGGACTATTATTGGTTAACCGGTGAATTTCTTTTATTGGATAAAGGGGAAGATACAGATGAATGGGCATTGGCAAACGGATATATTTCAGTTGTCCCTACCCATTTCGATTTAACCGCACATCATGTAATTCAAGAGTTGAATTCCTGGGACTTATAA
- the lpxB gene encoding lipid-A-disaccharide synthase, producing MKYYIIAGEASGDLHGSNLIKALKNQDKNANIRCWGGDLMQQAGGNLVKHYKELAFMGFLEVLMNLNSIFKNIKFCKQDIEAFNPDAIIFIDYSGFNLRIAKWAKEKNYNTNYYISPQIWASRESRIEKIKATVDHMHVILPFEKEFYEKKHDYPVHFVGHPLLDAIENRPELNESLFRSTYGIDPNKPVIALLPGSRKQEVQKMLSLMLSLTNSFSEYEFIIAGAPSLDKEFYTPFLKDANVKYVQNKTYDLLSIATAALVTSGTATLETALFKVPQVVCYKANWFSYQIAKRIITLEYISLVNLIMQKEVVKELIQDNFTKQNLKKELGLILDGKTRTKQLASYDELISKLGGSGASALAASLIIENTKIN from the coding sequence ATGAAATATTACATTATTGCAGGTGAAGCTTCTGGTGATCTACATGGTTCTAATTTAATAAAGGCATTGAAGAATCAAGATAAAAATGCCAATATACGCTGTTGGGGAGGCGATTTAATGCAACAAGCAGGTGGCAATTTAGTTAAGCATTACAAGGAACTAGCATTCATGGGGTTTTTAGAGGTTCTTATGAACTTAAATTCCATTTTTAAAAATATTAAATTTTGCAAACAAGATATTGAAGCATTTAACCCCGATGCCATCATTTTTATTGATTACTCTGGTTTTAATCTAAGAATTGCAAAATGGGCTAAGGAAAAGAACTATAATACCAATTATTATATCTCTCCACAAATATGGGCTTCTAGGGAAAGTAGAATCGAAAAAATTAAGGCAACAGTTGATCACATGCATGTAATACTGCCTTTTGAGAAGGAGTTTTATGAAAAAAAGCATGACTACCCCGTACATTTCGTTGGACACCCCTTGCTAGATGCTATTGAAAACAGACCAGAATTAAATGAATCGTTATTTAGATCCACATATGGCATTGACCCTAACAAGCCTGTTATAGCCCTTTTACCTGGAAGTCGTAAACAAGAGGTTCAGAAAATGTTGTCATTAATGCTTTCATTAACTAATTCTTTTTCTGAATATGAATTTATAATTGCTGGTGCTCCAAGTTTAGACAAAGAATTTTATACCCCTTTTCTCAAAGATGCCAACGTAAAGTATGTACAAAATAAAACATATGATTTGTTATCTATTGCAACTGCAGCGTTAGTTACTAGTGGCACAGCAACTTTAGAAACTGCACTATTTAAAGTGCCACAAGTTGTTTGCTATAAAGCTAATTGGTTTTCTTACCAAATAGCTAAGCGGATTATAACTTTAGAATATATTTCCTTAGTAAATTTAATAATGCAGAAAGAAGTAGTAAAAGAATTGATACAAGATAATTTTACGAAACAAAATCTCAAGAAGGAACTGGGTTTAATTTTAGATGGTAAAACTAGAACTAAACAATTGGCTTCTTATGATGAGCTAATCTCTAAGTTGGGAGGGTCTGGAGCCAGTGCACTGGCTGCTTCATTAATAATTGAAAACACTAAAATTAACTAG
- a CDS encoding C40 family peptidase, whose product MRILPYFIIACLLASCGSSKKTTSTDNQRRISVAAADNARTGNSTVSEPSKSSEPKIPKNLSDSKAEQIINTALSYSGVRYKFGGTTTKGMDCSGLLYVSFGEHDVKLPRTSFHMAEEGHRITVKNVEKGDLLFFKTSRGSKRINHVGMVVGTNNDEITFIHASTSRGVIVSSLRDGFWNQAFVKATRIL is encoded by the coding sequence ATGCGTATACTACCCTATTTTATTATAGCATGTTTACTAGCTAGTTGTGGTTCAAGTAAAAAAACTACTAGCACTGATAATCAACGAAGAATTTCTGTTGCAGCCGCGGATAACGCCAGAACTGGAAATAGTACAGTTTCAGAACCGAGCAAGTCGTCCGAACCCAAAATTCCAAAAAACTTAAGTGATTCTAAAGCTGAACAAATTATAAATACAGCGCTATCTTACTCTGGGGTTCGATACAAATTTGGAGGCACTACAACAAAAGGCATGGACTGCTCTGGCTTACTATATGTTTCTTTTGGAGAGCACGATGTTAAATTACCAAGAACCTCATTTCATATGGCTGAAGAAGGTCATAGAATAACTGTGAAAAATGTGGAGAAAGGGGACCTTCTTTTTTTCAAAACCAGTAGAGGCTCTAAACGTATTAACCATGTAGGTATGGTCGTAGGTACAAATAACGACGAAATTACATTTATTCATGCCTCTACTTCTAGAGGTGTTATAGTATCTTCATTACGCGACGGATTCTGGAACCAAGCTTTTGTAAAGGCCACTAGAATATTATAA
- a CDS encoding ComEC/Rec2 family competence protein: MKLLAFIPIRLTLLLIAGILIGRFFSFHLTYLLYATISLFVLFATVFVFEKNTKTLLFGISAALAFITLGIFCYTVSQPINNTNHYSKLHNLESAEWTLKINEILKQNNFANRYYATVKSCDGKKISGSILITIPKDSISRLLQIDDEIVTFSKIENIDPPLNPHQFNYKKYLQDLGIYHQMQISSKEFIITQNQNTTLIGIAAKARNYIINNLKKENFGPEELSVVQALLLGQRSDISEETYSNYQKAGAVHILAVSGLHIGILLILIQFLLSPFKNIPNGNTIILILSVFFLWVFAFIAGLSASIIRATTMFTFVAYALYLNRPSNTFNILALSMLFILLFINPNLLFQVGFQMSYAAVFAILWIFPILRDLWFPKNKVVRYFWQLLCVSIAAQLGVLPISLFYFHQFPGLFFISNLIVVPALGVILGIGIFVIFLSVFNLLPVQLVWLYNKIIGVMNSLIAWVAEQEHFIFSSISFDFSQLILSFLVLFLGINLFYKFSSKRIALFLISIICFQGWAIYQEYNANKITETIVLHQSRNSILLNRYGKNLSILNSQTKNIDYLINDYKTAERIHSVLFDSLKNSYTKEKMSLLIIDSTGIYPKEKTDKILLTHSPKINLERIIDSIHPKEIIADGSNYKSYIDRWKTTCLKNKIPFHYTGEKGAYYFE; the protein is encoded by the coding sequence ATGAAACTCTTAGCGTTTATTCCTATAAGATTAACGCTACTACTGATTGCCGGAATATTAATTGGCCGTTTTTTTTCTTTCCATCTTACTTACCTCCTTTACGCTACAATTTCTCTTTTTGTCTTATTTGCTACGGTATTTGTATTTGAAAAAAATACAAAAACTTTGCTTTTTGGTATTAGTGCAGCCCTAGCATTTATTACACTTGGCATCTTTTGCTATACAGTATCACAGCCTATTAACAACACAAATCATTATAGTAAATTACATAATTTAGAAAGTGCTGAATGGACGTTAAAAATCAATGAAATATTAAAACAGAATAATTTTGCAAACCGTTATTATGCCACGGTTAAAAGTTGTGACGGTAAAAAAATAAGCGGTTCTATTTTAATTACAATCCCAAAAGATTCAATTAGTCGCTTATTACAAATTGATGATGAAATAGTAACCTTCTCAAAAATTGAAAATATTGACCCACCCCTAAATCCGCATCAGTTTAACTATAAAAAATATTTACAAGACTTAGGTATTTATCATCAAATGCAAATAAGTTCCAAAGAGTTTATAATAACACAAAACCAAAATACCACTTTAATAGGAATAGCTGCTAAAGCACGAAATTATATTATTAATAACCTGAAAAAGGAAAATTTTGGTCCTGAAGAACTGAGTGTTGTTCAAGCATTATTGTTAGGTCAACGTTCAGACATTTCTGAAGAAACATATAGTAATTATCAAAAGGCAGGTGCCGTGCATATTTTAGCCGTTTCAGGATTACATATTGGTATTCTTCTTATACTTATCCAGTTTTTATTAAGCCCCTTTAAAAATATCCCCAATGGCAACACCATCATCTTAATACTGTCAGTCTTTTTTTTGTGGGTATTTGCTTTTATCGCAGGGCTTTCAGCTAGTATAATACGGGCAACTACTATGTTTACATTTGTAGCATATGCACTTTACTTAAATAGACCTAGCAATACGTTTAATATTCTAGCGCTATCCATGCTTTTTATCCTGCTATTCATTAACCCTAATTTATTGTTTCAAGTAGGTTTTCAAATGAGTTATGCCGCGGTTTTTGCTATACTTTGGATATTCCCTATACTACGAGACTTGTGGTTTCCTAAAAATAAAGTAGTACGCTATTTTTGGCAATTGCTTTGTGTAAGCATCGCTGCACAATTAGGGGTTTTACCCATTAGTCTTTTTTATTTTCATCAATTTCCTGGACTCTTTTTCATCTCTAATTTAATTGTTGTACCTGCGTTGGGAGTGATTTTAGGTATCGGAATTTTTGTTATTTTTCTTTCCGTTTTTAATCTCTTACCTGTTCAACTCGTTTGGCTTTATAATAAAATTATAGGTGTAATGAATAGTCTTATTGCCTGGGTAGCAGAACAAGAGCATTTTATTTTTAGTTCAATTTCTTTTGATTTTAGCCAGCTTATTTTATCTTTCCTTGTTCTTTTTTTAGGTATTAATCTGTTTTATAAATTTTCTAGTAAACGAATTGCATTATTTCTAATTAGTATTATTTGCTTTCAAGGTTGGGCCATTTATCAAGAATATAACGCAAATAAGATTACAGAAACCATAGTATTACACCAGTCAAGAAATAGTATTTTATTAAATAGATACGGTAAAAATTTATCCATCTTAAATAGTCAAACAAAAAATATTGACTATTTAATTAATGATTATAAAACGGCTGAACGAATACACTCTGTTCTTTTCGATTCCTTAAAAAATAGTTATACGAAAGAAAAAATGTCACTTCTTATAATTGATAGTACTGGCATTTACCCAAAAGAAAAAACGGATAAAATTCTTTTAACACATTCTCCAAAAATTAATCTTGAAAGAATAATCGACAGTATTCATCCAAAAGAAATTATTGCCGATGGCAGCAATTACAAAAGTTATATTGACCGATGGAAAACGACTTGTTTAAAAAACAAAATCCCTTTTCACTATACTGGTGAAAAGGGAGCTTATTATTTTGAGTAA
- a CDS encoding peptide MFS transporter has product MTESTNISDQKQIFGHPQGLFYLFFAELWERFSFYGMRALLTLYMIDVIFQALAERDYATAAVYASYGSLVYASTVIGGKLSDKILGMRNSIFLGGILMSIGHFVLAIEDNMAFFLALSLIIVGNGFFKPNISTFVGTLYEKGDPKKDSGFTIFYMGINIGGWVAPLLCGWLAATYGWHYGFGLAGIGMLTGLIVFWRGIQKNVFGDRGLPPNEHVLEKKVLGIKQGILVPVLAVLSAPLIALLLSSYKAIATDGMFADQNIVNVIFTGIGIAVLAYLAFEMYKANSKERKELFVAVLLTFFMTIFWGFHELSGSVITLFAARNIDLEGIMSAAQTNSLNSMFIIILAIPISMMWTWLSKKNWNPRTPYKFGLGLLFAGISFYVLAISGGSANDSGLVPFAYLLLMYFLLSVGELFMSPVGLSKMTDLAPMRLIAFIMGVWFLSSAFAFQIVGFIGKQLAIESTDKNVGGFETLTVYTDGFMLIAKYALGAGALVLLASPIIKKLMGKVH; this is encoded by the coding sequence ATGACTGAAAGTACTAATATTTCAGACCAAAAACAGATTTTTGGGCACCCACAGGGTTTATTTTACTTATTTTTTGCAGAGTTATGGGAGCGTTTTAGTTTCTACGGAATGCGGGCGTTACTAACGCTTTACATGATCGATGTAATCTTTCAAGCATTAGCGGAAAGAGATTATGCAACGGCAGCTGTTTATGCCTCCTATGGATCATTAGTTTATGCTTCTACAGTTATCGGAGGAAAATTATCAGATAAGATTTTAGGAATGCGAAATTCCATTTTCTTAGGGGGTATTTTAATGTCTATTGGTCACTTCGTTTTGGCAATAGAAGATAATATGGCTTTCTTTCTAGCTCTTTCATTAATTATAGTGGGCAATGGATTTTTTAAACCTAATATCTCCACTTTTGTTGGTACGCTATACGAAAAAGGCGACCCTAAAAAAGATTCTGGTTTCACCATTTTTTATATGGGTATAAACATTGGTGGTTGGGTAGCACCTCTTTTATGCGGTTGGCTAGCGGCTACATATGGCTGGCATTATGGTTTTGGCCTAGCAGGTATAGGTATGTTAACGGGCTTAATTGTTTTTTGGAGAGGAATTCAGAAAAATGTTTTTGGAGATAGAGGATTGCCGCCAAATGAGCATGTATTGGAAAAAAAGGTGCTTGGTATTAAACAAGGAATTCTTGTGCCTGTTTTAGCGGTACTTTCAGCGCCATTAATTGCTTTACTGTTATCGTCTTATAAAGCAATTGCAACAGATGGGATGTTTGCTGACCAAAATATTGTAAATGTAATATTTACCGGTATTGGCATTGCTGTTCTTGCATATTTAGCTTTTGAGATGTACAAGGCAAATAGTAAGGAAAGAAAAGAACTTTTTGTAGCCGTATTACTTACGTTCTTTATGACAATTTTCTGGGGCTTTCATGAATTATCGGGCAGTGTAATTACCTTATTTGCTGCAAGAAATATTGATTTAGAGGGTATTATGTCTGCAGCCCAAACGAACTCATTGAATTCCATGTTCATTATTATTTTGGCTATTCCTATTTCTATGATGTGGACGTGGTTAAGCAAAAAGAATTGGAACCCTAGAACACCGTATAAATTTGGCTTAGGATTGCTTTTTGCTGGTATTAGTTTTTATGTTTTAGCAATAAGTGGAGGTAGTGCAAATGATAGTGGACTGGTTCCTTTTGCATATTTGTTACTTATGTATTTTTTATTATCTGTAGGTGAATTATTCATGTCACCGGTAGGTTTGTCTAAAATGACAGATTTGGCGCCCATGCGATTGATTGCTTTTATAATGGGTGTTTGGTTTTTGTCATCCGCATTTGCATTTCAGATTGTAGGTTTTATTGGTAAGCAATTGGCCATTGAAAGTACAGATAAAAATGTGGGAGGTTTTGAAACTTTAACCGTGTATACAGATGGTTTTATGCTTATTGCTAAATATGCTTTAGGTGCTGGAGCTCTTGTTCTTTTAGCTTCTCCTATCATTAAAAAATTAATGGGAAAAGTACATTAA